The following coding sequences lie in one Ictalurus furcatus strain D&B chromosome 7, Billie_1.0, whole genome shotgun sequence genomic window:
- the leap2 gene encoding liver-expressed antimicrobial peptide 2: MKEQHHFSRKAVAAWCLVLMVLAQQVASSPVPEIEAALGSLQGVQRSLRRMARMTPLWRIMGTKPHGAYCQNNYECSTGICRKGHCSFSQPIIS, from the exons ATGAAAGAGCAACATCATTTCAGCAGAAAAGCTGTTGCAGCCTGGTGCTTGGTACTTATGGTACTCGCCCAACAG GTAGCTTCTAGTCCTGTTCCAGAGATTGAGGCCGCCTTAGGCTCCTTGCAAGGAGTTCAGAGGTCACTCAGGAGAATGGCCCGTATGACACCCCTTTGGAGAATCATGGGTACTAAACCCCATGGGGCATACTGTCAGAATAACTATGAGTGTTCCACGGGAATATGCAG GAAAGGACACTGCTCCTTTAGCCAACCTATAATTTCCTAA